A genomic segment from Vanacampus margaritifer isolate UIUO_Vmar chromosome 3, RoL_Vmar_1.0, whole genome shotgun sequence encodes:
- the LOC144048749 gene encoding uncharacterized protein LOC144048749, whose protein sequence is MKAFMFEFRFDGRTWCVDAATEDGSLGRLVNDDHINPNSTMKYLNVQGKPHLCLFATRDIDTGEEITYNYGDSDWPWRSKESGQQNTSTSKLTIEETTSTAPTDARKPFQEHSDAEKSAQPSGVEQSMMETRHSSMSLSQNSSQKHSDAERSTQPSEVENIEQSMMETRHSSMSLSQNDLSPPHNSSQKHSDTKRSAQPLEVEDIEQYMMETSDSTLTLCQGDLSPELEPQTSSQKDCWKHLLEVSTLSAFDKCVLCLGPISSFTWTGYRCKACSRVWHLSCYRRKQGDDEILDSDEEQNSGSEYVPDSDDDSDSSMTLVPNQSKVRQREGIPALPTNNSNSLDTHFPNEAGTSKCLPTDVIAGETSDSEISSKDSSNKHVKNKDKKSLEHLNLTNRNYCFVCGKPQSRLTRHLKVHMSHPEVAYAFYLPDHSQERKTLFEKMRNRGNFQHNTAILQGENGQLKVKRRPKSTAVAGNFVHCMHCQGLYVRKDLWRHVRRCPLRPENCNLDKQAGRARVLCLATAQDTVFSQHFSSGMWKVLSTMKTDEIGLAVRNDLSIVHLAQSLYNKHGQDPTKYEHIRQKLREVGRLLVCLRANFSVHSLEEAIKPSNFQTVVQAVKQVAGFDEESLSYHTPSLALKLGHTLNKICDIIHCRALMAEDATLVKETETFRKLYTSKWCELISHKALSTLSSAKYNKPPTLPFTEDVQVLHQYLQKTADSAVSNLVEEATPKNYAELAKLTLAQIIVFNRRRAGEVSKMLSKGFNERDSTKLHKDVALGLSQLEQRLCNYFTRVELVGKRERKVVVLLAPSTVEALSLLTNKRKECGVPDENIFLFGRPKTLTYYRGCDCLRIYASLCGAKQPELLRSTQLRKHVATLTQILNLKKNELDQVADFLGHDIRVHRDFYRLPVPTMQLAKISKLLLSIEKGELSGLQGKSLDEIEIEDNLSFSENENNDGSDSEGSDTEVGGPLCEDGKDLDPASDSTILEQEQNSGGHDKLSHVTSTVGDTVPSTGVLSGKDDADQESEGRRQPKKMWSKAEVAAVMRHFGSHIKKGKLASKVECSQCKRAEDPVLSQRTVQNIRDFVRNRITTAKRQAQKRR, encoded by the exons TTTCGCTTTGACGGAAGAACTTGGTG TGTTGATGCAGCAACAGAGGATGGGTCACTAGGAAGACTGGTCAATGATGACCACATCAACCCAAATTCCACAATGAAGTATTTAAATGTGCAAGGAAAGCCCCATCTGTGTTTATTTGCGACACGGGACATTGACACAGGAGAGGAGATTACATATAATTATGGCGACTCTGACTGGCCATGGAGAAGCAAG GAATCTGGCCAACAAAACACATCCACATCCAAGCTCACCATAGAGGAAACTACATCTACAGCGCCCACAGATGCTCGGAAACCTTTTCAAGAG cattctgacgCAGAGAAGTCTGCCCAACCCTCCGGAGTTGAACAG tccatgatggagacaaggcactcctcaatgagtttgagccagaatagttctcaaaag cattctgatgCAGAGAGGTCAACCCAACCCTCAGAGGttgaaaatattgaacag tccatgatggagacaaggcactcctcaatgagtttgagccagaaTGACCTGAGTCCACCGCACAatagttctcaaaag cattccgACACAAAGAGGTCAGCCCAACCCTTAgaggttgaagatattgaacag tacatgATGGAGACAAGTGACTCCACATTGACCTTGTGCCAGGGTGACCTGAGTCCAGAACTTGAGCCACAGAccagttctcaaaag GACTGTTGGAAACACCTTCTTGAGGTCTCAACACTGTCAGCCTTTGATAAGTGTGTTCTATGCTTGGGACCTATATCTTCTTTTACATGGACTGGATACAGATGCAAAG CATGTTCAAGAGTCTGGCATCTGTCCTGCTACAGACGGAAGCAAGGAGACGATGAAATATTAGACTCGGATGAGGAGCAGAACTCTGGAAGTGAATATGTCCCTGATTCAGATGATGATTCAGATTCAAGCATGACTTTGGTGCCTAATCAGTCTAAAGTGCGACAGAGGGAAGGAATACCAGCCTTACCCACTAACAACTCTAACAGTTTGgacacacattttccaaatgaagctGGCACATCAAAATGTTTGCCCACAGATGTCATTGCTGGCGAAACGTCAGATTCAGAAATTTCTAGCAAAGACTCATCAAATAAGCATGTGAagaacaaagataaaaaatctCTAGAACATCTTAATTTGACCAATAGAaattactgttttgtttgtggtaaGCCACAAAGCAGACTGACTCGCCACCTGAAAGTACACATGTCTCACCCAGAAGTTGCATATGCATTTTACCTCCCTGATCACTCTCAGGAGCGCAagactttgtttgaaaaaatgcgAAACAGAGGAAACTTTCAACATAACACTGCCATACTCCAAGGTGAAAATGgacaattaaaagtgaaaaggaGGCCAAAATCTACTGCAGTGGCTGGAAACTTTGTGCATTGTATGCACTGCCAGGGCTTATACGTACGCAAAGATCTGTGGAGACATGTCCGAAGATGTCCCTTAAGGCCAGAAAATTGCAATCTGGATAAACAAGCTGGAAGAGCCAGAGTTCTGTGTTTAGCTACAGCCCAAGATACCGTATTCAGTCAACACTTCTCGAGTGGAATGTGGAAGGTTCTTAGCACAATGAAGACGGATGAGATTGGCCTTGCTGTACGAAATGACCTATCTATTGTTCATTTGGCCCAGTCCCTGTACAATAAACATGGTCAAGATCCCACAAAGTACGAACATATTCGACAAAAGCTCCGAGAAGTGGGACGACTGCTGGTATGTCTGCGAGCAAACTTCTCTGTACACAGCCTGGAGGAAGCCATAAAGCCCTCAAACTTTCAAACAGTTGTTCAAGCAGTGAAGCAAGTTGCTGGATTTGACGAAGAAAGCCTCTCCTACCATACACCAAGCCTGGCTTTGAAATTGGGGCACACACTAAACAAAATCTGCGACATCATTCATTGTCGTGCACTAATGGCAGAAGATGCAACACTGGTGAAGGAAACTGAAACATTTAGGAAACTATATACCTCCAAGTGGTGTGAGTTGATTTCCCACAAAGCTCTGAGCACACTGAGCAGTGCCAAGTATAATAAGCCACCAACACTGCCCTTTACGGAGGATGTCCAGGTACTTCACCAGTACCTTCAGAAGACTGCTGACAGTGCTGTTAGTAACTTGGTAGAGGAAGCAACACCGAAAAACTATGCTGAGCTTGCGAAACTTACTTTAgcacaaataattgtttttaatcggAGACGCGCTGGAGAAGTTTCAAAAATGCTCAGCAAAGGTTTTAATGAGAGAGACAGCACAAAGCTGCACAAAGATGTTGCCTTGGGTCTTTCTCAGCTCGAGCAAAGGTTGTGCAACTATTTCACCAGAGTAGAACTTGTTGGGAAAAGAGAGCGAAAGGTGGTGGTTCTTCTTGCACCATCTACGGTAGAAGCGCTGTCACTTCTAACCAATAAAAGGAAGGAGTGTGGTGTCCCAGATGagaatatttttctatttggaAGACCCAAAACTTTAACATACTACAGAGGATGTGATTGCTTGCGTATTTACGCAAGCCTGTGTGGAGCTAAACAGCCAGAGCTCCTCAGATCTACACAACTTAGAAAACATGTCGCCACACTCACACAGatactgaatttgaaaaaaaatgaacttgaCCAGGTTGCAGATTTCCTGGGGCATGATATCAGAGTCCATAGGGATTTCTATAGGTTGCCGGTCCCAACCATGCAGTTGGCCAAGATCTCAAAACTGCTCTTATCCATAGAAAAAGGAGAGCTTTCTGGTCTACAGGGTAAATCTCtggatgaaattgaaattgaag ATAACTTATCATTCAGTgagaatgaaaataatgatGGCAGTGACTCAGAGGGCAGCGACACAGAGGTCGGAGGACCACTTTGTGAAGATGGCAAAGACCTGGATCCAGCCTCAGACTCTACGATCCTTGAGCAGGAACAGAACTCTGGTGGCCACG atAAGCTGTCACATGTGACGTCTACAGTAGGAGACACAGTCCCTTCAACTGGCG TCCTCTCAGGAAAAGACGATGCTGATCAAGAAAGTGAGGGAAGGAGACagccaaagaaaatgtggagCAAAGCCGAGGTCGCTGCAGTGATGCGACATTTTGGaagccacataaaaaaaggaaaacttgccTCCAAAGTTGAATGCAGCCAGTGTAAGCGGGCAGAAGACCCTGTGCTGTCACAACGGACTGTACAGAATATTAGAGACTTTGTGAGAAACCGAATAACCACAGCCAAAAGGCAGGCCCAGAAGAGACGGTAA